A window of the Gordonia humi genome harbors these coding sequences:
- a CDS encoding flavin reductase family protein translates to MNNSADSSMVQAFREVMAHVCTPVAVITAIDGDRAHGTTVSAFSSLSMNPPMMMVSLDRASDLLAIIRRTGGFGVNVLAHHQDAEALRFARKGDDEFEGIEWTTTSGVPRLTESSGWVACRAASFVDGGDHVVVFGDIVDADHATAEPLTYHARAFGTHVAADIAP, encoded by the coding sequence GTGAACAATTCAGCTGACAGTTCGATGGTGCAGGCGTTTCGGGAAGTCATGGCTCACGTGTGCACGCCAGTCGCCGTCATCACCGCGATCGACGGCGACCGCGCGCATGGCACGACGGTGAGCGCCTTCTCGTCCCTGTCGATGAACCCGCCCATGATGATGGTGTCACTCGACCGCGCTTCCGACCTACTGGCCATCATCCGCCGGACGGGCGGATTCGGCGTGAATGTGCTCGCGCACCACCAGGACGCCGAGGCCCTGCGGTTCGCACGCAAAGGCGACGACGAGTTCGAAGGCATCGAGTGGACCACGACGTCGGGCGTCCCACGGCTCACCGAATCCTCAGGGTGGGTCGCCTGCCGCGCGGCGTCATTCGTCGACGGCGGCGACCACGTCGTCGTTTTCGGCGACATCGTCGACGCCGATCACGCGACCGCCGAGCCGCTCACCTATCACGCTCGGGCGTTCGGAACGCACGTGGCGGCAGATATCGCGCCGTGA
- a CDS encoding thiolase C-terminal domain-containing protein, whose protein sequence is MIDAYVIGAYSTPFGKHPDQSFTDLADQAVRGALRDADRPNTTDGPGSVWFGNMMMDHWGQRSSRGHFTLLPLMDAGALPGGVGITNVEGACATGSMALQGAVKDVRSGEHALSLAIGVEKIVRPDAPPSAVFDMYRGADNSMDPSRTLADYDALMAGLGRRFETGPDRTMFMDTYAAQALDHMARYGTTRKQFAAVAAKNHNYAVNNARAQYRFPMTVDEVLADRLVTDPLTRSMCAPVGDGAAAVLVASGDLLRRLPAAVRRRAVRIAASTLTSGTHRRADEPGLSHYAARDAYRRSGFGPGDIDVAEVHDATAYSEIFQTEMMGFCARGEGGQFVESGETGPGGTIPINTSGGLLSKGHPVGASGLSMITEVTEQLRGEAGPRQVPGARVGLIENGGGIMGLEEAACAVTILHAEN, encoded by the coding sequence GTGATCGACGCCTATGTGATCGGCGCGTACTCGACGCCGTTCGGCAAGCATCCCGACCAGTCGTTCACCGACTTGGCCGATCAGGCCGTGCGCGGTGCTCTGCGCGACGCCGACCGACCGAATACGACCGACGGACCGGGCAGTGTCTGGTTCGGCAACATGATGATGGACCACTGGGGTCAGCGGAGTTCGCGCGGACACTTCACATTGCTACCGCTGATGGATGCGGGAGCGCTCCCCGGGGGCGTCGGCATCACCAACGTCGAGGGCGCGTGCGCGACCGGCTCGATGGCACTCCAAGGCGCGGTCAAAGACGTCCGCAGCGGCGAACACGCGCTGTCACTGGCGATCGGCGTCGAGAAGATCGTTCGACCTGACGCACCTCCGTCTGCGGTCTTCGACATGTACCGGGGAGCCGATAACTCGATGGATCCGAGTCGAACGCTCGCCGACTACGACGCCCTGATGGCCGGGCTCGGCCGCCGATTCGAGACCGGGCCCGACCGCACCATGTTCATGGACACCTACGCCGCACAGGCACTCGATCACATGGCGCGATACGGGACCACACGCAAGCAGTTCGCCGCGGTGGCCGCCAAGAATCACAACTATGCGGTGAACAATGCGCGAGCCCAGTACCGGTTCCCGATGACCGTCGACGAAGTCCTGGCCGACCGCCTCGTCACCGACCCCCTCACACGGTCGATGTGCGCGCCGGTCGGTGACGGCGCCGCTGCGGTCCTCGTCGCATCCGGGGACCTGCTCCGGCGGCTCCCCGCCGCCGTGCGGCGACGCGCGGTACGCATCGCGGCATCCACACTGACGAGTGGGACACACCGACGAGCCGACGAACCGGGGTTGAGTCATTACGCAGCTCGCGACGCTTACCGTCGCTCCGGCTTCGGCCCCGGCGACATCGATGTCGCCGAGGTCCACGACGCGACCGCGTACAGCGAGATCTTTCAGACCGAGATGATGGGATTCTGCGCCCGCGGCGAGGGAGGTCAGTTCGTCGAGTCCGGCGAGACCGGCCCCGGCGGCACGATTCCGATCAACACGTCCGGCGGGCTGCTGTCCAAAGGCCATCCGGTCGGTGCCAGCGGTCTGTCGATGATCACGGAGGTCACCGAGCAGCTCCGGGGCGAAGCGGGCCCTCGCCAGGTCCCCGGCGCGAGAGTCGGCCTCATCGAGAACGGCGGCGGAATCATGGGACTCGAGGAGGCCGCATGCGCAGTCACGATTCTGCACGCCGAAAACTGA